The DNA window CATGGTTTTGCTCAGGGCGATAAGGGAAGTGGTGCATGGATGGGACTTGAAGCAGTCAAAGCTGTATTAGAGTCCTTGGATGGTTTAGCGGAAAAGACAGCGTTGTCTATTGTGTTGCAAGAGCACTTCCAAACGAAAAGTGCGATGGGTATCGCAGAGCAAATGGCTGGGCAACCATCAAGTGCCTATGCTAAGTTAGCTCGATTTGTTCTCGCTGAAGCAGAACGCGGTGATGAAGTTGCAATACGGATAGTTCAAGAAGGTGCTGGCTATATTAGCCGCTTAGCGCATAAGTTGCTTGCCAATCAACCACCACGACTTGCCATGATAGGCGGGTTAGCTGAGCCATTGCAGAAATGGTTAGACCCACAAATTTCAGCTCGGGTGGAACCTGCAATTCAACCGCCTGAAATGGGGGCTATCTATTTTGCTCAACACCAACTAGCGCAACAACAAGGTGAGCTTGCATGACGCAAAAAACATACATTGCAGAACGTTTTTTCGATGGCGACAACTTCAGAGATAACGTGTTATTTCGTGTAGCTAACGGAAGAATTTACTTTGAAAATATCGATATTACTAATGCTGAGAAGCTATACGGTTTAGTTGTACCTGGTTTCATCGATGTACAAGTCAACGGCGGAGGCGGAGGTTTTTTCAATGCAGAACAAACACAAGAATGTCTAGCTACTATCGTTGACGCACACAGCCAATTTGGCTCAACCGGCTTGATGCCAACGCTTATCACCGATGATATAGAGGTAATGCGA is part of the Pseudoalteromonas xiamenensis genome and encodes:
- the nagK gene encoding N-acetylglucosamine kinase → MMAKSAKHDQLFIGIDGGGTKCRATIYSAERGVLGTGLGGPANPLHGFERALESIMLSTQLAMRDAGLKLEQVHELYAGAGLAGVNLPQLFDRITQWDHPFKQLFLTTDLHTACIGAHEGKDGAVIITGTGSCGFSIVSGKTCNLGGHGFAQGDKGSGAWMGLEAVKAVLESLDGLAEKTALSIVLQEHFQTKSAMGIAEQMAGQPSSAYAKLARFVLAEAERGDEVAIRIVQEGAGYISRLAHKLLANQPPRLAMIGGLAEPLQKWLDPQISARVEPAIQPPEMGAIYFAQHQLAQQQGELA